The genomic DNA TGGCTACCATGTCTAAAATATGACGTTATTGCTGTCATTATTATCGCAAACACTTATAAATTGACATTCGGGAATTTATAGTAAATGATATttgccatatacatgtacacataagtTGTGTacatagtgttggggcaaaaaggacatcctttataaaatattttaattttgttttatcatccccgcaaatttgacccttaacacgtaactttcctagcgaaatagataccctttttcattatttttgtatttttgatacccttagcacgttacgtacataacttgccctatcgtgaaaagacatcctttttacgtgttttttttttggtcgcgcatggtatccactcgtcaatgtaagtgcccccccccccctccctggaaGTTGTGAAAGGTGTGTAATTTATCAATCATTCATTGTCATATTACAGATTGAGCAGAGTTTGGAAGATGGTATGCTGCAATCAATTAACGAAACCTATGATCTAAAGGCAGGTGCTACGGAAGCTGTAGATGACATCCAAAAATTGGTAAGacgaacatgtttttaaaattatgTATGGCCCCTTTAAAAACATCTGATGAATTGAACGTTTCATGACGCGAATGTTCCCAAGAACATCAACCATTAAAAAGAATTTTGAATGTAATTTTGTGGAGCATGTAGATCTACAGGTAATGTATGAAGCGGAAGTTATTAGAGGGTTGTGAACGCCATGAAATGCAGTTCGGAAGGAACTATCGTTGCCTCATGCGTTGAAGGGGAACGGTTGGTCAATTGTTGCGCCACTTAACCGTAATGAAGAATTTGGCTTTATCAGGAATATTTCCGTCCTGTAATTTATACGGTTAAGTCCCCAAAAGCTACTTCCATTTGGTCATCTATGCCAGGACTAATATCCAAACAATATATGATGCTGGTGATGGACCATAATCTTgatattggtggtggtggtggtggtggtggtggtggtggtagtgatgatgatgatgatgatgaagatgatgatgatgatgaagatgatgataatgatgatgatgatgatgatgatgatgataataataatgatgatgatgatgatgataatgatgatgatgatgatgatgataatgatgatgatgatgacgatgatgaggacGACGATGATGAGGACAACGACGACGACggcaattattattatgatgatgatgacgatgatgctgatgatgttgatgatgatgatgatgataatggtgatggtgataatgatggtgttgatgatgatgatgaagatgatgatgatgatggtgatggtgatgatgacgatgatgatgatgatgatgatggtgatgatgatgatgatgatgatgatgaagatgatgatgatggtgatgatgatgatgatgatgatgatgatgatagtgaagattatgacgatgatgatgatggtgatgatgatgatgacgatgatgatgatgatgatattgaagactatgacgatgatgaggacaacgacgacaatgatgatgaggatggtgaagTGAATGATAATGACAAGTGTCTGTTCTGGAATATTTAATATCCTTTCATgaccattttcttttattaatgtTTTCTCCATTCCCCTTCTCAGTTTCACTGTTGTGGTGCTAATGGATATAGTGACTACAAGAACTCAGAACATCTTAAGGAGGGACTAGCAGTACCCGAATCTTGCTGCGTCATTAAGAACCACATCACAGGAATTACTGCCAACTGCACGATGGGAGCCAAAGGTCAACCAACGTACCCTGATCTTGTTTGGATAGATGTGAGTTGTATCTTGTTTATTTACTAATTGGTACACTTGCCATAAAGTAGAGTGATTGATCAAACGTCTACTCACAATCTTGAAAAGCCTGTGCCAatcaatataaatgtacaaaCGAGATCAATTGGACTGATATCGACGGCGGGGAAGGCTCACTCTTCCTTTTCGATCTAGCATATTTTACCTAGGCCACTGTTACCTCTGCCAGTTTTCCTTCTACCATTTCTACCTAGCACTGTTTAATTGAATGAATCAATTTTTACATAGGTGCATTGACTGATTGCGACCATGTTGTTATCATACATCCCAGATGAGCAGTCTCGTAATGAGACAAAATATTGGGGTGAACAAAGGCAAAAGTGCTATAGAACATTCTCTCTCAAATCAActtgtttattaatattcacgCTTGTTCACTCGCAAATAATTCTATTTGATTAAGATGTTATAGTTCATATTTATAATGGTGGTTATCTTGACAAACCTTTATAAGGTTTTTATGACCACCCAACTCCAATATTGTAtctttttattgtcatttgttgtattgtattgtatttattttccgtcAATTAAGAATTACAACAACGATAGATATATTTACAGTTACAAAGAAACGATCATTAAAAAGACGGAGGGATTGATAACATATCAACGCTGTTTTACAGAAGGGTCCCttacatagatatacatgtaaatataacacAGGAAAGAAAAACTAATCGACTTACGGCGATAAAGACGTTATCTATTTAGTCTCTTGTTTTACATGCACCTTACCTTTTCTTGCCCAACTATTGTAAATTGCATTTGATATTACTGTATTTTATActctgtattgattttttttaatgggatttgaataaaaatattgaattgaattcaatatGAATTCATAAGAACTATAAGCCTAGGAGAAGCTgcaaattaaatgaaagtaatGAGGAAGCTTATTGTACGATAAAACTGAGAAAAAAACTCTTCTGACCATGATTACTTTTTGATGctgttttctttctccccccccccctccctccttctctctctctctctcttctaggGTTGTGTGGATGCTTCAGTAGAACAGATAAAGAAacattacatcatcatcctagCTGTGGCGTTTGGATTTCATGTCTTTGGGGTATGTTACTCTTTCTTTCCTGCCCCTCCTTTTTCGCCTTCTTCATCTCCACTTTTCCAAGAAAACGACATTTCATTGATGCTTTTTACCATTCGATATGTAGAAAAGCTGGTTGCATATGACGTCTGGCACAAATCAagtaattaaaattctaataatttttttctttgatggatttttctcaaacctgtTTGtcctgctattttcataatgaacattttttgtcagggtgaatttacttcccctttaaaaatgatatgataCCCGGATGTCATCCAGTACCCTTTTCCTGGCAATTATCTCGGCAGTCGTCGAAGCTACACTTTGTATTAcatccatatttcattttattgttcgaaatatacatgaaatgaaatactccgaaaatttgctttgcccaattgatcgtgggcccgacagcagctgtgcagcgccagatcgacgaggctctatcacTTGAATAGTTGAACGCCAAACCGGGTGGCAGCAACTGCCATCTTTTAACtgtttaacgtcttttggtctgacgcggccggggtttgaacccccgacctcccggatGTGAGAAGGACGCTCTAGCAAATGAGCCAACACATATCGATGGTGATACGGGGAATATAAGTTTCATTGCGAAAGTAATTCAATCCTATATAggtaaattaatttgaatacaaGGGCacagaaaatgagagaaaaaaagagtgtCTTCAAAACTAGCGCTCATGGttattagaataaaattgatgtttagaagaattaaatgaaaatctatTATACAGTTCATTACACGCCCTTGTCATTGAGATTTTCTTGCCTTGTTAGAGATTATTCTTTATACGCATGTCTGGAATAGAAAGGCATTTTAATAATCAATTTGCATGTACGACCTTTCCCTTTCTTGGGAGAAGATATATATCTTTATAGTATTTCATTAAgttcattatgatttttttttatttatatgatatGGATATGTTTACTGTTTAGGATGAAGGATATTGAGCTTACTTTGCGGAACAAGTAACGGTACTTTACATGaaagtgaaataattttatttctttctaattGTTCTTTCTGCAGATTCTTACTATGGTGTTTGCTTGCTGTGTCATTAGTGGCATGAACAAGGATGGATACAATAGAAATATAAACAGAGACCCCAACTCTCCCGCTTTCGGCGGGTGATCTCCCGCCGAAAGCTTCCGCAAAATCTCCCGTTCTCCCACTCATCCCCTGTGTCACCCGCTTAAGATGTGTTTTTTCCTGCTTAAAATTATCTTTCTCCCGCCCaaacatctttttaaattaactTGAACCAAATGTTCATATTCGAGCCGATATTCAAGTTAGGACTTTAGAGCATCATAGCTCCGCGCGATCTACCTAGCTATATAGCATCATCCCTCCTTAGGCCCTCCTATGGCCTTCATTGAATCGTTAATTGCTTATTATCATCTATGgcgtacaccccccccccccacaaaaaagaaaatcacgaccaagaacaaaagagaaaaggaaacagaaatgggtgaaatatgatatcatttttttaatatgatgtcAGAGTTTATCACAAAGTTGGATctttaaaatacaaatgttgaaatttttgcttgctcgcttcgctcgcacctttttattgattttacgCGTTACGCCATCTATCTAGCCCCCTCagaattgttggctcattacgccactggtcCCTTCATATGTTGAAAAATTAGCCTGAGAGAGCATTTAGAACCCGACAGCTTCCTGGGTCCTTTTACCGAGTCCTGGACCCCGACCGCAAGGGACTTCGCCATAggggcggaagcggggggcggAACATGTTCCCCCGTCTCCCTAAATTCGAGGTGAGGGgacggccccccccccctcaatttaGGTTGGTGaccttttttccccaaaaatttcTGGTGGAACCCCCTAAActtttgggcttccgccgccaatggacTTCGCGCACTGAAGTTGGAGTCTCCAGTTTGCTAGGGGTTCCAGGTGGGAGAATCTCCAGGTCAGAAGGTTCTCGGGGTCcaattttatccgacagttgccatagGAACAGTTCCTTTAAGCCAATCAGAATCGGagagatgtcagatctgacaacgtGTCGGACaaagatgttgatgaaaatgGTCCCCTGGCTTCCACTGTCTTTGACTGTCTCAAAAACTTTGGAAATGTTGGAAATGTGTTGTGTTactgagaaaataaaatgaagccTGGAACGGGATAAACACCAGACAACAGATTTACGAAAATGCTTTTTAAACAAACTTGTTTCAAAGAAGATACATGCCCTTACGAAAAAtttgtgtattattttattaacGTTGATTTGCGTAAAAAAACAAATTCGGTAGATGTGTATTCATGGTAAGGCTATCTtttctactaaaaaaaaaatggattattATAAGTGTGAGTCAAACACGACAATGTTtttattgatatagatattttaTGCACTTAATGTTGGTTCTGTAAATAACATTAACTGTAATGTCTTTGTAACTATGTCTGTACAAAAGTCAGTACATGTTAATATTGTGTTTTAGCCCTTATATCTGTGTCTTGTTTTATCGACATCATTGTATGTATGGAACCAgatcaaaattaatttgaattgatttaaattgaaaatgcttTAATGTTTTATATGCTGCATGTTCAGTTGTGTTCATTTATAGTCTTTCTCTACTTTCCAAAAATGTTCAACCTACATTAAcgttatgctgcatatactgtaaagcgcttagagacttctgacaaagtaagtattaagcgctatataagcaagtataattattattattattacattaaaggtcaagtccaccccaaaaaattgttgatttgaatcgatagataAAAATctaacaaacataacgctgcaaatttcatcgaaattggatgtaaaataagaaagttataacattttcaagtttcgcttatttttcacaaacattaaatgcacaactcagcgatatgcaaatgagagagtcaatgatgtccatcactcactatttctttagttttttattgtttgaataatacaatatttcaattttttacagatttgacaataaggatcaacttaacttaaccataaacttttaaataatggtaattccacatgttcaggggaaaataaaactttgtttgctcttgacaaggaggagaaaattagaatatttcatataataaaatacaaaagaaatagtgagtgggtgacgtcatcagtctgccaacttgcacaccgaccaggatgtccatacatgtataactattttgtgaaattaagcgaaaatatAAAAAGGTGTgtgggatatatatatatatatatatatatatatatatatatatatatatatatatatatatatatatatatatatatatatgtgggtgtgtgtgtgagggtgtgtgcgtgggtgtgtgtgtgtgtgtgtgtgtgtgagagagagagagaggttgagggtgtttgtgagggtgtgtgtgtgtataatggAATGGGATTTGGGGGTTTGAGTGAGTGGACATGGTGAATGTCCACTCACTGGCctagaaaaatcaaaatatggtAAAAGGTTTATATGCTATATGCTTTACATGCCTccaaatttgcttttttttcgttttaactGATAAGttaaattttttgacaaaacaCACGAATAATCACTAAAAGGAAATAACAGTATGGGCAAAATGGATAAGGATCGTTACGATATAGATCTccagttatatttttcccataCATAAGAGTAAGTGAGCTTATTATATGGATGAGGAGATGCAatcattaatttctttaattttataacccacattatatttttttaaaatcccttttagataattatatatattaacGACATTCAGACTCTCCCAATACACAAAACACCAATTTAaaccaaacaaaacaaacagaaaaaaaacagtaaattaCTGATCAACACACTGAAAAAAAGACATGATTTTACAGGGGGAAAAGGAGATTTTGCAGGAAGCAagaacagaatcattctgtaaattcataaaacatgagtttttctgcaatttaaaggacaagtccaccccaacaaaaacttgatttgaataaaaagagaaaaattcaacaagcataacactgaaaatttcatcaaaatcggatgtaaaataaaaaaagttatgacattttaaagtttcgcttcatttcacaaaacagttatatgcacctCTCGGTCGTTGtacaaatgaggaaactgatgacatcactcattcactttttcttttgtattttattatatgaaatatgaaatatttttattttctcgtcattgtcatgtgaaatgaagtttcattcctccctgaacacgtggaattccattatattaacattttgtgcttcaggcaaggaggtcctgatcgtcaaattcgtaaaaattgaaatattgtataattcaaacaataaaaaacaaaagaaatagtgagtgagtgacatcatcgactctctcatttggatgtaactggctcgttcatatatttttttaaaaataagcgaaactttgaaatgtcataacttacttattttacatccgattttgataaaattttcagcgttatgcttgttggattgtcctctttttattcaaatcaactttttcttggggtggacttgtcctttaaggttgTGTATGAATATCAAACTAAGAAGTttaatagtaaaatacaaaatctacGCTTCCATATGTTTGGAAGAAAAAACGACATTgccaatatattattttttgttcaaaagatGCAAGATATTTTATCTctagttaacatggttaatgcATAGAAAATGTATAAAACTATGagaaaaagatgacaaaaaaagCATCAGAATTCACGAATGGAATGGAAAATggaagaagggaaaagaaaggaactagggagaaagagagaaggggaagaaaaatGTGCTCGAGAGGAGgaaggaaaaaacaaaagagtGTGCGGGCATGGCCCtagaattctggtaggtgtgtaAAATTGTAGAAATGTAAGTAAAAAAGGACAAACATTATGTGTTGAAACCCTTATTTATTgagttattttattcattatcttttttGTCGATTTTTGGGGGGAACGAAaacgaccttcattttgtagcgaaacttttttttgcttgtcaagttaATTTCAGCACCCCCACCCACCCAAAAAGAAATCGTTCCCATGaccctgtgtgtgtgtgtgtgtatttggatgttagggtgtgtgtgggatatatatatatgtatatatatatacacatgtgtgtgtgtgtgtgtgagacagagagggtgagggtgtgtgtgtgtgtgtgtgtataatggAATGGGATTTTGGGGTTTGAGTGAGTGGACATGGTGGATGTGGGTGAGAAAAAAGAGGCAGCTTGATCGAGGTCAGATTTCATTACTTACAGATGACAGAGATGAGAGGTTAGGGTGTATCATTATTCATTAGTGATTTCGTTCTTTAATATGTGCATTGGTATGAAAACGAAATCAAGATTGTAATCGagatttagaaattaattcattttgttctttttattaatAACCTTATAGGAAATCACTAACAAAAGCACTGGCCCAGAAAAATCAGAATATGGTAAAAGGTTTATATGCTATATGCTTTACCTGCCTccaaatttgcttttttttttcgttttaacCGGTAAgttaatttttttgacaaaacaCACGAATAATCACTAAAAGGAAATAACAGTATGGGCAAAATGGATAAGGATCGTTACGATATAGATCTccagttatatttttcccataCATAAGAGTAAGTGAGCTTATTATATGGATGAGGAGATGCAatcattaatttctttaattttataacccacattataatttgttaaaatcCCTTTTagataattatatatattaacGACATTCAGACTCTCCCAATACACAAAACACCAATTTAaaccaaacaaaacaaacagaaaaaacagtAAATTACTGATCCACACTCACTGCTAAAAAGACATGATTTTACAGGGGAAAAAGAAGTTTTTGCAGGAAGCAagaacagaatcattctgtaaattcataaaacatgagtttttctgcaatttaaaggacaagtccaccccaacaaaaacttgatttgaataaaaagagaaaaattcaacaagcataactctgaaaatttcatcaaaatcggatgtaaaataagaaagttatgacattttaaagtttcgctccatttcacaaaacagttatatgcacatctcggtcggtaaagaaatgagggaactgatgacatcactcactcatttttccttttgtattttattatatgaaatatgaaatatttttattttctcgtcattgtcatatgaaatgaagtttcattcctccctgaacacgtggaattccattatattaacattttgtgcttcaggcaaggaggtcctgatcgtcaaattcgtaaaaattgaaatattgtataattcaaacaataaaaaaagaaatagtgagtgagtgacatcatcgactctctcatttggatgtaactggctcgttcatatatttttttaaaaataagcgaaactttagtcataacttttttattttacatccgattttaataaattttcagcatttgctcgtctgaattttctctattgattcaaatcaacatttttctgaagtggacttgacctttaacagaacaggtctgcttaaaaaggggaaaagggtgtgttattaaaggaaattttgtaaggttccatacaccaaataccaatttcctgtaattttacatgattacgcaatctggtaagattacaggtgttctcgagactctgctgcatagacttcttttattttaagaataaattttgtagCAGTGCACATCCAgccaacccacacacacacaattcgACGCACACAGTCCCATTCACCCTCACAGTCGCGCGCACACAACTCATCATATTCTATCAAAATGGCTCGTGAGAATTGAATATCAAACACTATACACGTATGGATGTGggcaagaggggaggggggggggtcattaagCAAATCCATGATGCCACTTTTTATTTCTCTACATTATTATCCCTATCACAGCCTTACATGTAAAACGTCCCATCATTTACTCAGAGCTCAACGATATCCATAAATGATGATCTTTGTATGTAGCATTTAGATATACAAACGTCTGCGacaatattatgtcaaatattaaCATATTGGCTCGTGCAAAATGATGTTTATTGTAATCAAACAGTGTTTCATAATTTATGCGGCATATGAAGACAGATTGTTTTGTGTCTCGTGATTGATGTAGCCCCCACTCGTACGCAACTTTATGTTACCCCTAAACAATACGATAGTAAAtacaggggccacggaacggtttcaaagtggggggctgagccgaaaggggggggggcttaccataaaaaaaatcacagtcatatggtaatttttacgtttttttacgcggttttggaaaaaagtgggggctgaagccccgcACCCCCCCCCATCCGCTTCCACGGCCCTTGAAATATACcaagttaaaaaaagaagaggcgAAAGGTAGGAACATAGCAGTAGCAGAAGCAGCAACAGCATCAACAAAAACAACCGAAAAGGCTAATGACGTCGACTCATTATTATCTTGTTATTGTGAGCTTTATTGTATTCCTGAAGAAGACTGGGTTTATGTCGTAAATTTGGACTTGAAATAAATTTCGTTGGAACTATAACAATGCATTACCTCTTTATTGcctctttatatatatatatatatatatatatatatatatattaaagaaatggatgaagaaatggatatatattgtaaagaaatggatccatttctttacaatatttaaataaaaaagagttgccaaaagctgttgtacatgtaaagctttagacacacacatacacacacacacacacacatatatatatatatatatatatatatatatatattaatgtcCTGCACTCTCAAACATTGTAACGTGTGCATCTTTAGCAGATTTTCGGTACTCTTattagaaataatgaaaattggaTAAGAacttgaaaactggacattaagATTCATGTTATCCTCTGAACAGGTTATTTCACTCTCCAGTCAATGTGCGGgcaatcttcttcttcttttgttgttaaataaaatgacctgaaagtttttctatcattattccccactttttatttcattcgcCTTTGTTCTTCCTCTTATCTTTcgtctttttattttctcctctcatccttccttcctcttttcccttctttcatAGAACCGCAAAGCAGAAAATTTATTCACCACAAGGTGGCGCTATTGAACATGTTATAAAAGGGAACTGCAAGGGAACTACCAAGGTGCCCTGGCCGAGTggtaaggcgcctggctatacatggaaggtcaggggttcgatccccggccgcggcacctgtGCCCGTGAGctaggcatttaatctacaatgcacttttatcctgctttcaaataaattgaaatgctatatgcattattgataacatatttggttaaaactttatccaattctgggtagttttaaaccaatgatgtgtgctttgggtgagaACTACACAGTATTGGCTGAAAACTATACCCAGAGTTGGATTATTTTTATATGGCGTGTGGATGGTTGTGTGTGGCGGATTAAtatgttattttgaaataacttgGCTTTGAAaggtgtttgaaaaaaaataataatgtagcCCTAATGTAGGCCTaacttttattttgtaaaaataaaaataataaatagaa from Lytechinus variegatus isolate NC3 chromosome 8, Lvar_3.0, whole genome shotgun sequence includes the following:
- the LOC121420661 gene encoding 23 kDa integral membrane protein-like; translated protein: MMAGCGPKIAKFFLFILNFCLWVCSIVLIAGGAFVTAEYKSYVDHLFSKDTILVVSWTTIGIGVFIFVVWFAGCCGAIRENSCLLKMYLMFVFIIVLAEPVLGILTFVYIGDIEQSLEDGMLQSINETYDLKAGATEAVDDIQKLFHCCGANGYSDYKNSEHLKEGLAVPESCCVIKNHITGITANCTMGAKGQPTYPDLVWIDGCVDASVEQIKKHYIIILAVAFGFHVFGILTMVFACCVISGMNKDGYNRNINRDPNSPAFGG